From one Natronorubrum sediminis genomic stretch:
- a CDS encoding ABC transporter permease: MFSVGFRALFKRELLRFIRRPKNTFMPPAITNVLYFAVFGLILGGRIEEPVDGIGYILFLVPGLVVLGTISNSFENASFSIFHGRWNEYIHETLTSPLSYAEMVVAYVGASAVRGLIVGVIVAVIGRVFVPISIEHGLFLVVTMMVIAALFAGFGIIGGLVARDFDDLTVMNQFILRPLVFFGAVFYSLEMFDYAWQVYLSLLNPMVYMVDSVRYGLIGHSDMHSVAPAAYAEFAPYASLAVLSTLTAVVIALDVYLFKIGYGLTD, from the coding sequence ATGTTTTCCGTCGGCTTTCGCGCGCTCTTCAAGCGAGAACTGTTGCGGTTCATCCGTCGCCCGAAGAACACGTTCATGCCGCCGGCGATCACGAACGTGCTCTACTTCGCCGTCTTCGGGCTCATTCTGGGCGGTCGAATCGAGGAACCGGTCGATGGAATCGGCTACATCCTCTTTCTCGTCCCCGGACTCGTCGTGTTGGGAACGATCTCGAACTCGTTCGAGAACGCCTCGTTCTCCATCTTCCACGGTCGGTGGAACGAGTACATCCACGAGACGCTCACCTCGCCGCTTTCCTACGCCGAGATGGTCGTCGCCTACGTCGGCGCGAGCGCCGTTCGCGGCCTGATCGTCGGCGTCATCGTCGCCGTCATCGGCCGGGTGTTCGTCCCCATCTCGATCGAACACGGGCTCTTTCTCGTGGTCACGATGATGGTCATCGCCGCCCTCTTCGCCGGATTCGGAATCATCGGCGGCCTCGTGGCACGCGATTTCGACGATCTGACGGTGATGAACCAGTTCATCTTGCGCCCGCTCGTGTTCTTCGGTGCGGTCTTCTACTCACTCGAGATGTTCGATTACGCCTGGCAGGTGTACCTCTCGCTGTTGAATCCGATGGTGTACATGGTCGATAGCGTTCGATACGGACTGATTGGGCACTCGGACATGCACTCCGTCGCGCCGGCCGCCTACGCGGAGTTCGCGCCGTACGCGTCGCTCGCCGTGTTGAGCACCCTCACCGCCGTCGTCATCGCGCTCGACGTCTACCTGTTCAAAATCGGATACGGACTGACGGACTGA
- a CDS encoding NADP-dependent oxidoreductase, producing the protein MAETRQWQLASRPVGEPTHENFELVTVDRPEPDANEVLVRTLYQSVDPYMRGRMRDAESYAEPWDVGDPMKANVVGEVLESNASAFEEGDVVTGDLYWAEHAVASADELQPVNPDHGPISTALGVLGMPGVTAYWGLNDVCDPIPGDTVVVSAAAGAVGSVVGQLAKLSGARVVGTAGSEAKVDWLTEDLGFDAAINYKETNDLSGAIDEACPNGVDVYFDNVGGPITDAVWPRLNLDARVAVCGQIALYNETSVPTGPRKLTKLIETRATVEGLLVSDYQPRWGEALGRLSTFIQNDDVRYRENVVEGFENAPDAFLGLFEGENIGKQVVQVAEYER; encoded by the coding sequence ATGGCAGAAACCAGACAGTGGCAGCTCGCGAGTCGTCCCGTCGGAGAGCCGACGCACGAAAACTTCGAACTCGTCACCGTCGACCGACCCGAACCCGACGCGAACGAAGTGCTCGTGCGGACGCTCTACCAGTCCGTCGACCCCTATATGCGCGGTCGGATGCGCGATGCGGAGTCCTACGCCGAGCCGTGGGATGTCGGCGACCCCATGAAGGCGAACGTCGTCGGCGAAGTCCTCGAGTCGAACGCTAGCGCCTTCGAGGAAGGCGACGTGGTCACGGGGGACCTCTACTGGGCCGAACACGCCGTTGCGAGCGCGGACGAACTCCAGCCGGTGAATCCGGACCACGGACCGATTTCGACGGCCCTCGGCGTCCTCGGCATGCCCGGCGTCACGGCGTACTGGGGGCTCAACGACGTCTGTGATCCGATCCCCGGCGACACCGTCGTCGTCTCCGCCGCGGCGGGTGCCGTCGGCTCCGTCGTCGGCCAACTCGCCAAACTCTCGGGCGCACGCGTCGTCGGCACGGCCGGCAGCGAGGCGAAAGTCGACTGGCTCACAGAGGATCTCGGCTTCGACGCGGCGATCAACTACAAGGAAACCAACGATCTCTCCGGTGCGATCGACGAGGCCTGTCCGAACGGCGTCGACGTCTACTTCGACAACGTTGGCGGCCCGATTACGGACGCCGTCTGGCCTCGACTGAATCTCGACGCTCGCGTTGCCGTCTGCGGGCAGATCGCCCTCTACAACGAGACGTCGGTGCCGACCGGCCCGCGAAAGCTCACGAAACTCATCGAAACGCGAGCGACGGTCGAGGGACTGCTCGTCAGCGACTATCAGCCCCGTTGGGGCGAAGCGCTCGGGCGACTCTCGACGTTCATCCAGAACGACGACGTGCGCTACCGCGAGAACGTCGTCGAGGGCTTCGAGAACGCTCCGGACGCGTTCCTCGGCCTGTTCGAGGGTGAGAATATCGGGAAGCAAGTGGTGCAGGTAGCCGAGTACGAGCGATAA
- a CDS encoding carbonic anhydrase, with protein sequence MDAEHDVLEELLAGNERHVTGLPEEYFGTVQTGQEPDVVTICCSDSRVPQERMWGTDGPGTVFTPSNIGNQVWDDDAGERIVDGGLLYPIHHTGTDAVAVVGHTGCGAVTAAYNAATGGDLPGPAGVSKWVELLVPVVEEALESGLIDTDADESQIINQLVEYNVEYQTQFLRAADDDVVPADLDIYGFVYDFQGVYGDEHGRAYLVTVNGETDPDVIADDVPDSYDATVRSLLH encoded by the coding sequence ATGGACGCGGAACACGACGTACTCGAGGAGTTGCTCGCTGGAAATGAGCGCCACGTCACGGGACTTCCCGAGGAGTACTTCGGGACGGTACAAACCGGGCAAGAGCCGGACGTCGTCACGATTTGTTGTTCCGACTCGCGGGTTCCACAGGAACGGATGTGGGGGACGGACGGGCCGGGAACGGTCTTCACCCCGAGCAACATCGGCAATCAGGTCTGGGACGACGACGCCGGCGAGCGGATCGTCGACGGCGGCCTCCTGTACCCGATCCACCACACCGGCACGGACGCCGTCGCCGTCGTCGGTCACACGGGCTGTGGGGCGGTCACCGCAGCCTACAACGCTGCGACGGGGGGTGACCTTCCCGGCCCGGCGGGCGTCTCCAAGTGGGTCGAGCTACTCGTTCCGGTCGTCGAGGAGGCCCTCGAGAGCGGCCTGATCGACACCGATGCGGACGAGAGTCAGATCATCAATCAACTCGTCGAGTACAACGTCGAGTATCAGACGCAGTTCTTACGAGCCGCGGACGACGACGTCGTTCCCGCCGACCTCGACATCTACGGCTTCGTCTACGACTTTCAGGGCGTCTACGGCGACGAGCACGGTCGCGCGTATCTCGTCACCGTCAACGGCGAAACCGACCCCGACGTGATCGCCGACGATGTCCCCGACTCCTACGACGCGACGGTTCGGAGTTTGCTTCACTAA
- a CDS encoding cold-shock protein: MAKGTVDFFNDTGGYGFIETEDADDDVFFHMEDIGGPDLEEGQELEFEIEQAPKGPRATNVERL, from the coding sequence ATGGCGAAAGGAACCGTTGATTTCTTCAACGACACTGGCGGCTACGGATTCATCGAAACTGAGGACGCGGACGACGACGTGTTCTTCCACATGGAAGACATCGGCGGCCCGGACCTTGAGGAAGGACAGGAGCTCGAGTTCGAAATCGAGCAGGCCCCAAAAGGCCCACGCGCGACGAACGTCGAGCGCCTGTAA
- a CDS encoding cupin domain-containing protein — translation MTDATANTEDRAGAEPLVRRGDEIDYAAVDAADGLEKGVLIADEHGAPNFAIRRFVLEAGAEVPEHTNDVEHEQYVLEGEYTVGVGDEEYTVEAGDSLLIPAGTVHWYRNEGDDPGAFLCAVPNGDDEIELLE, via the coding sequence ATGACCGACGCGACCGCAAACACCGAGGACAGAGCAGGTGCCGAGCCGTTGGTTCGGCGCGGCGACGAAATCGACTACGCAGCCGTCGACGCAGCGGACGGCCTCGAGAAGGGTGTCTTGATCGCCGACGAACACGGCGCACCGAACTTCGCGATCCGTCGATTCGTCCTCGAGGCGGGCGCGGAGGTACCCGAGCACACGAACGATGTCGAACACGAGCAGTACGTTCTCGAGGGCGAGTACACGGTCGGGGTCGGAGACGAGGAGTACACGGTCGAAGCGGGCGACTCGCTCTTGATTCCCGCGGGAACGGTCCACTGGTACCGTAACGAGGGCGACGACCCGGGTGCGTTCCTCTGTGCCGTTCCCAACGGTGACGACGAGATCGAGTTGCTCGAGTAA
- a CDS encoding NAD(P)H-dependent oxidoreductase codes for MNVLVILGHPRNESFGGALAETYREGCVQAGVNVRSLAVSDLEFDPDVHTECPSDQPLEDDLVTAQRDIEWADHLVFVYPNWWGTMPAQLKGFFDRVFEPGFAFAEYEEGEGAGHVELLDDKTAELIVTMDMPPWVYRWVYRQPGTNALKRATLGYAGIETTRVTEIGPIEDSSLEERNEWLADVEELGRSLTTGPKSRATRARQRLTTWLGALRLQFYPMAWLAYTIGALAAADSSAVFSSPAYWLGLGFLCFLEAATVLTNEYFDYETDRENTFAGPFTGGSQVLVDNRVSFEEIRQGIALTLGLGGLFGIATVLTTAGSPIALSSAMVVLTALALGYTAPPLKLSYRTLGEATVAWTHSIGVLMIGFLVIGGSWHVPEPWLLGVPFLLSVLPSITLAGVPDYAADRAAGKQTIAVRFGLAGVRAVAMGTALLAALVGLVWYGRGVASHAYGPVISLSLGHALALCWLIHRRLDGTAGSQRIDGLMLASLSYISWFALIPLLGLL; via the coding sequence GTGAACGTTCTCGTTATTCTGGGACATCCTCGAAACGAAAGTTTTGGCGGTGCACTGGCCGAGACGTATCGCGAGGGCTGCGTCCAGGCGGGCGTGAACGTTCGCTCGCTCGCCGTCAGCGACCTCGAGTTCGACCCCGACGTCCACACCGAGTGTCCGAGCGACCAGCCACTCGAGGACGACCTGGTGACAGCCCAGCGAGACATCGAGTGGGCGGATCACCTCGTCTTCGTCTACCCGAACTGGTGGGGTACGATGCCCGCGCAGCTTAAGGGCTTTTTCGACCGCGTCTTCGAACCCGGCTTCGCGTTCGCGGAGTACGAGGAGGGCGAGGGCGCGGGTCACGTGGAACTGCTGGACGACAAAACCGCCGAGTTGATCGTCACGATGGACATGCCGCCGTGGGTCTATCGTTGGGTCTACCGCCAGCCCGGGACGAACGCGCTCAAGCGCGCAACCCTCGGGTACGCGGGTATCGAGACGACGCGGGTGACCGAGATCGGTCCGATCGAGGACTCCTCGCTCGAAGAGCGCAACGAGTGGCTCGCGGACGTCGAGGAGTTGGGGCGCTCGCTGACGACGGGCCCGAAATCGAGGGCCACTCGAGCGAGACAGCGACTGACGACGTGGCTCGGCGCGCTCAGACTGCAGTTCTATCCGATGGCGTGGCTCGCGTACACGATCGGCGCACTGGCCGCAGCGGACTCGAGTGCGGTCTTCAGTTCGCCAGCCTACTGGCTCGGACTCGGATTTCTGTGCTTCCTTGAGGCAGCGACCGTGCTCACGAACGAGTATTTCGACTACGAGACGGATCGCGAGAATACGTTCGCCGGACCGTTTACGGGTGGCTCGCAGGTGCTGGTCGATAACAGAGTGTCGTTCGAGGAGATACGGCAAGGAATCGCCCTCACGCTCGGACTCGGCGGGCTGTTCGGAATCGCGACGGTCCTCACGACAGCGGGGTCGCCGATCGCGCTCTCGAGTGCGATGGTCGTCCTCACAGCGTTGGCACTTGGCTACACGGCACCGCCGCTGAAGCTGTCGTATCGAACCCTGGGTGAGGCGACGGTCGCCTGGACGCACAGTATCGGCGTGTTGATGATCGGTTTTCTCGTCATTGGCGGATCGTGGCACGTTCCGGAACCGTGGCTGCTCGGTGTTCCTTTCTTGCTCTCCGTCCTGCCATCGATCACGCTTGCCGGCGTCCCCGATTACGCGGCCGACCGGGCGGCCGGAAAGCAGACGATCGCCGTTCGCTTCGGACTCGCGGGCGTCCGGGCTGTTGCGATGGGAACGGCGCTGTTGGCTGCGCTGGTCGGACTCGTCTGGTACGGACGCGGTGTGGCTTCTCACGCGTACGGGCCAGTGATTTCACTGAGTCTCGGCCACGCCCTCGCGCTCTGTTGGCTGATCCACCGTCGATTGGACGGTACGGCTGGCTCCCAACGCATCGACGGCCTCATGCTCGCTTCCTTGAGCTACATCAGCTGGTTTGCTCTCATACCGCTTCTGGGACTCCTATAG
- a CDS encoding DEAD/DEAH box helicase, with amino-acid sequence MSKQVQDVETIFCHEVGNDYLIVVQRDGKRLFRAKLGLSETSAGPRPAKFRLKDGSSEEPRQPDEFVELARRAKRIRISEQTSSSGRQDLTEMFGGYQLEDKVKAVRTCRYCASAGRYSPITTETAIKDDNDWICTDCARQELERQLSYSGGGEVSGAAKDRLEDLMLEVQELDRIINLLKGQLDPDLTKFDTISATTDEVDPVRVDSLDLHPDLQGLLEDRFETLLPVQSLAVENGLFDGDDQMVVSATATGKTLVGEMTGLNRVLNGKGKMLFLVPLVALANQKHEDFEDEYGHLVDVSIRVGASRISDNGNQFDPNADVIVGTYEGIDHALRTGKDMGDIGTVVIDEVHTLKEEERGHRLDGLISRLKYTCETRAKRRDDYGGAQWVYLSATVGNPEQLASALESTLIEFEERPVPIERHVTFADGQEKVRIENKLVRREFDTESSKGYRGQTIIFTNSRRRCHEISRKLDYSAAPYHAGLDYKRRKQVERQFGEQDLAAVVTTAALAAGVDFPASQVVFDSLAMGIEWLSVQEFHQMLGRAGRPDYHDEGKVYVLVEPDTAYHNSMEMSEDEVAFKLLKGDMESVMTHYDEGAAVEETLANITVGGKAAKGLNDRMLGDVPTKHAIGKLLQYEFIDGFEPTPLGRVITEHFLEPGEAFSLVDGIRKDAHPYELIAELELRETEL; translated from the coding sequence GTGTCGAAGCAGGTCCAGGATGTCGAGACGATCTTCTGTCACGAGGTCGGCAACGACTACCTGATCGTCGTCCAGCGTGACGGAAAGCGATTGTTCCGGGCGAAACTCGGACTCTCGGAAACCTCGGCCGGTCCCCGTCCGGCGAAGTTCCGGCTCAAAGACGGCTCGAGCGAAGAGCCTCGCCAACCCGACGAGTTCGTCGAACTCGCCCGCCGAGCGAAGCGAATCCGAATTTCAGAGCAGACGTCGTCCTCGGGCCGCCAGGACCTCACCGAGATGTTCGGCGGCTACCAACTCGAGGACAAAGTCAAGGCCGTCCGGACCTGCCGTTACTGTGCGTCTGCGGGGCGATACTCGCCGATCACGACGGAGACGGCGATCAAAGACGACAACGACTGGATCTGTACGGACTGCGCTCGCCAGGAACTCGAGCGCCAACTCAGCTACTCCGGTGGCGGCGAGGTCAGCGGTGCCGCCAAAGACCGACTTGAGGACCTCATGCTCGAGGTTCAGGAGTTAGATCGGATCATCAACCTGCTGAAGGGGCAACTCGATCCCGATTTGACGAAGTTTGATACCATCTCGGCGACGACCGACGAGGTCGACCCCGTCCGCGTGGACTCACTCGATTTGCACCCGGACTTACAGGGGCTGCTCGAGGATCGATTCGAGACGCTACTGCCGGTTCAGAGTCTCGCGGTTGAGAACGGACTGTTCGATGGTGACGACCAGATGGTCGTCTCGGCGACCGCGACCGGGAAGACCCTCGTCGGCGAGATGACTGGCCTCAACCGCGTTCTCAACGGAAAAGGGAAGATGCTCTTTCTCGTCCCCCTCGTCGCGCTGGCCAACCAGAAACACGAGGACTTCGAGGACGAGTACGGCCACCTCGTCGACGTCTCGATTCGCGTGGGTGCGAGTCGCATTTCGGACAACGGGAACCAGTTCGATCCGAACGCCGACGTCATCGTCGGCACCTACGAGGGGATCGATCACGCCCTGCGAACGGGCAAGGACATGGGCGACATCGGCACCGTCGTCATCGACGAGGTTCACACCCTCAAAGAAGAAGAGCGCGGCCACCGACTCGACGGCCTCATCTCACGGCTCAAATATACGTGTGAAACACGAGCGAAGCGCCGAGACGATTACGGCGGCGCACAGTGGGTCTACCTCTCCGCAACTGTCGGCAACCCCGAACAGTTAGCGAGTGCCCTCGAGTCGACGCTCATCGAATTTGAGGAACGACCCGTTCCTATCGAGCGCCACGTCACATTTGCCGACGGCCAAGAGAAGGTTCGCATCGAGAACAAACTCGTTAGACGCGAGTTCGACACCGAGTCCTCGAAGGGGTATCGCGGGCAGACGATCATCTTCACGAACTCCCGCAGACGGTGTCACGAAATCTCGCGGAAACTGGATTACTCCGCCGCGCCCTACCACGCCGGATTGGACTACAAGCGCCGGAAACAAGTCGAGCGTCAGTTCGGCGAGCAGGACCTCGCGGCCGTCGTGACGACCGCTGCACTTGCTGCCGGGGTCGACTTCCCGGCCTCGCAGGTCGTCTTCGACTCGCTCGCGATGGGTATCGAGTGGCTCTCCGTCCAGGAGTTCCACCAGATGCTCGGGCGCGCGGGTCGTCCCGATTACCACGACGAGGGGAAAGTGTACGTCCTCGTCGAACCCGACACCGCCTACCACAACTCGATGGAGATGTCGGAAGACGAAGTCGCGTTCAAACTGCTGAAAGGCGACATGGAGTCGGTGATGACCCACTACGACGAAGGGGCGGCCGTCGAGGAGACGCTCGCGAACATCACCGTCGGCGGGAAGGCCGCGAAGGGACTCAACGACCGCATGCTCGGCGACGTCCCGACGAAACACGCTATCGGCAAACTCCTCCAGTACGAGTTCATCGATGGCTTCGAGCCCACGCCACTCGGCCGGGTCATCACCGAACACTTCTTAGAGCCCGGCGAAGCGTTCTCGCTCGTCGACGGCATACGAAAGGACGCCCACCCCTACGAACTGATCGCGGAGCTCGAACTTCGCGAGACGGAACTCTAA
- a CDS encoding DUF502 domain-containing protein, with product MTAFHRRGKTLLKRWLINGIAITIPLVITILVLVVVLNFVLNILSPVVQGIVYVLPNDPPTVVVELVTLLSLIGFFLLVGIIAEYTPGRYISQRLDATMETIPGVSTVYESVRRASNMLIDDDTEQFQDVKIVEFPHKDAYMLGFLTANTPHAIEDRVDNGTLVTIMVPLGPNPTTNGFIMHMPAEHVYDVDITVEEAIRSIATLGVDSSDLGKTDGPNE from the coding sequence ATGACAGCATTTCACAGACGTGGAAAGACGCTCCTCAAGCGGTGGTTGATCAACGGCATCGCGATCACGATTCCGCTCGTGATCACGATTTTGGTGCTAGTCGTCGTCCTCAACTTCGTCCTGAACATCTTGTCTCCGGTCGTCCAGGGAATCGTCTATGTCCTTCCGAACGACCCACCGACGGTTGTCGTTGAACTCGTGACACTGTTGTCCCTGATTGGGTTCTTTTTGCTGGTCGGGATCATCGCCGAGTACACCCCCGGCAGATACATCTCACAGCGCTTAGACGCGACGATGGAAACGATTCCGGGCGTGAGTACGGTCTACGAGAGCGTCCGTCGAGCGAGTAATATGCTGATCGACGACGATACGGAGCAGTTTCAGGACGTAAAAATCGTCGAGTTCCCGCACAAAGATGCGTATATGCTCGGTTTTCTTACGGCAAATACGCCGCACGCGATCGAAGACCGAGTCGACAACGGGACGCTCGTCACGATCATGGTTCCGCTTGGCCCGAATCCAACAACGAACGGATTCATTATGCACATGCCCGCTGAACACGTCTACGACGTCGATATCACCGTCGAGGAAGCGATTCGATCGATCGCAACGCTCGGCGTCGACTCGAGCGACCTCGGGAAGACAGATGGCCCGAATGAGTGA